In Pseudomonadota bacterium, a single window of DNA contains:
- the nuoH gene encoding NADH-quinone oxidoreductase subunit NuoH yields the protein MNEIIQIVGKETARLVIGLIGVLILVVVNALMLTWLERKISGHIQRRIGPKEVGPFGLIQPIADGLKLLGKEILTPANVDKPLYFLAPVLIFIPVLVSFIVIPFDVSLQVKDINVGILVILAFSSLSVLSILLAGWGSNNKYSLIGALRSVAQNIAYEIPLLLSLLPVIFMTNSLSLKDIVEAQREGWFIWKWQFVAFLVYFIAGVAETNRTPFDLPEAESELVAGFHTEYSGMRFALFFLAEYTNIMIICAVATVFFLGGYLGPFLPGIVWFFIKTYLLVAIIMWFRWTFPRVRFDQLLNFSWKILIPVAFMNLIATGGFLKL from the coding sequence ATGAACGAGATAATACAGATAGTTGGGAAAGAAACGGCGAGATTGGTTATCGGTCTTATCGGCGTCCTTATCCTTGTGGTGGTGAACGCTCTCATGCTCACATGGCTGGAGAGGAAGATTTCAGGCCACATACAAAGAAGGATCGGGCCTAAGGAAGTGGGCCCTTTCGGCCTGATTCAGCCTATTGCTGACGGGCTCAAGCTTCTCGGAAAAGAGATTCTCACACCCGCAAACGTTGATAAACCTCTATATTTCCTGGCGCCGGTACTTATTTTCATACCGGTACTTGTATCGTTTATCGTGATACCCTTTGATGTGTCTTTGCAGGTAAAGGACATTAATGTGGGGATTCTGGTAATCCTTGCCTTTTCTTCTTTGTCGGTGCTCTCGATTCTCCTTGCCGGATGGGGTTCAAACAATAAGTATTCACTAATCGGCGCATTAAGAAGCGTGGCGCAGAACATTGCTTACGAGATACCACTTTTGTTATCCCTTTTGCCCGTTATCTTTATGACAAACTCCCTGTCCCTGAAGGATATTGTGGAAGCACAGAGGGAAGGATGGTTTATATGGAAATGGCAGTTTGTTGCATTCCTTGTTTATTTTATTGCCGGTGTGGCCGAAACAAACAGGACGCCTTTCGACCTGCCTGAGGCGGAAAGTGAACTCGTTGCCGGTTTCCATACAGAGTATTCGGGTATGCGTTTTGCCCTCTTTTTCCTTGCTGAATATACGAATATTATGATTATATGCGCTGTTGCAACCGTATTCTTTCTCGGAGGATATCTCGGGCCGTTTCTCCCAGGTATTGTCTGGTTCTTTATAAAGACGTACCTGCTTGTTGCTATTATTATGTGGTTTCGCTGGACCTTCCCTCGTGTTCGTTTCGATCAACTTCTGAACTTTTCGTGGAAGATACTGATTCCCGTTGCTTTTATGAACCTTATTGCGACAGGGGGGTTCCTGAAATTATGA
- a CDS encoding NADH-quinone oxidoreductase subunit B codes for MGKGGFYLETKDPIIKFAIAEKFINLARANSIWPMTFGLACCAIEMMSAAMARFDIARFGAEVFRPSPRQADLMIVNGTVTKKMAPTVITLFEQMPSPKWVIAMGNCAISGGPFVFEGQYNLIEGVDKIIPVDVYVPGCPPRPEGLLEALMKLEEKITGTRRFPIPEQKW; via the coding sequence ATGGGGAAAGGGGGTTTTTACCTGGAAACGAAGGATCCAATAATAAAATTTGCCATTGCAGAAAAGTTTATCAATCTTGCAAGAGCTAACTCTATCTGGCCTATGACTTTCGGTCTTGCCTGTTGTGCCATAGAGATGATGTCTGCAGCTATGGCGCGTTTTGATATCGCCCGTTTTGGCGCAGAGGTTTTCAGGCCCAGCCCCAGGCAGGCGGATTTAATGATTGTAAACGGTACGGTAACAAAAAAAATGGCGCCGACAGTGATCACCCTTTTTGAACAGATGCCGTCTCCCAAATGGGTAATAGCAATGGGCAATTGCGCCATATCAGGCGGCCCTTTTGTTTTCGAAGGACAATACAACCTTATTGAAGGTGTTGACAAGATAATACCCGTTGATGTGTATGTCCCGGGATGTCCTCCCAGGCCCGAAGGGCTGCTCGAGGCGCTAATGAAGCTTGAAGAAAAAATTACGGGAACGAGGCGTTTTCCCATACCGGAACAAAAATGGTAA
- a CDS encoding NADH-quinone oxidoreductase subunit A, translating to MNTLTEFYYVLIFLIVAVLFTIAPVVISYLIAPRTIGKKTFATYECGIEPFGSAWIRFSVVYYVYALIFIAFDVDILYLFPIALSYTRGGNVYEFYSLLIFIGILAFAIIYAWGKGVFTWKRRIQ from the coding sequence ATGAATACTTTGACAGAATTTTATTACGTGCTCATCTTTTTGATAGTCGCTGTTTTATTTACCATAGCCCCCGTTGTCATTTCCTATCTGATTGCCCCACGGACAATAGGTAAAAAAACATTTGCCACGTATGAGTGCGGGATAGAGCCATTCGGCAGTGCATGGATACGCTTCAGCGTTGTGTATTACGTCTATGCTTTAATCTTTATAGCCTTTGATGTGGACATACTATATCTCTTCCCTATAGCATTAAGCTATACAAGAGGTGGAAATGTTTATGAATTTTATTCTTTGCTTATATTTATAGGTATTCTTGCGTTTGCAATAATCTATGCATGGGGAAAGGGGGTTTTTACCTGGAAACGAAGGATCCAATAA
- a CDS encoding NADH-quinone oxidoreductase subunit D (Catalyzes the transfer of electrons from NADH to quinone), with amino-acid sequence MSSFKPEEYEDGFFINLGPQHPSTHGVLRVVVKMDGEYIISAEPVLGYLHRMHEKMAENRSYLQFLPNPPRMDYLGALNFNLGHVTTVEKLCNIEVPERAHYIRTITAELNRVSSHLLWLGAFVADLGGLTPFLYAFDDRENILDILEAITGSRLTYCYFRFGGLYNDIDDAFIDATKQFIKRLRGRFGMYEKLVTKNVIFINRVKGIGILEQSKVPKYGCSGPVIRSTGIPFDIRKAEPYAAYDRIGFEIPTGTSGDNLDRYMIRIREMEISLNIIEEAIEKLPSGPFKAEKVPKKLKPPKGDIYHTVESPRGELGVYIVSDESDTPYRMRWRVPSYSNLMTFPYLAQGELLSDAIATLGSYDLVIPEIDR; translated from the coding sequence CTGAGTTCCTTCAAACCTGAAGAATATGAAGACGGTTTTTTTATCAATCTTGGCCCGCAGCATCCGAGCACCCATGGAGTTTTACGTGTTGTTGTAAAAATGGACGGCGAATATATTATCAGCGCAGAACCTGTATTGGGCTATCTCCATAGAATGCACGAAAAGATGGCAGAAAACAGAAGCTATCTCCAGTTCCTTCCCAACCCCCCAAGAATGGACTACCTTGGTGCGCTTAATTTCAACCTCGGTCATGTAACGACTGTTGAAAAACTTTGCAATATTGAAGTGCCGGAACGTGCTCATTATATAAGAACCATTACCGCCGAATTAAACAGGGTCTCAAGCCATCTCCTCTGGCTCGGTGCTTTTGTCGCTGATCTCGGCGGATTAACGCCCTTCCTGTATGCCTTTGACGACAGGGAAAACATTCTCGATATACTGGAGGCCATTACAGGATCAAGGCTAACCTATTGCTATTTCCGTTTTGGTGGACTTTATAACGATATCGATGATGCTTTTATAGATGCGACAAAACAATTCATAAAACGCCTGAGAGGACGTTTCGGGATGTATGAAAAGCTGGTCACAAAAAATGTGATCTTTATTAACAGGGTTAAAGGCATAGGCATTCTTGAACAAAGCAAGGTACCAAAATACGGCTGTTCCGGACCAGTCATCAGGAGCACAGGCATCCCCTTTGATATCAGGAAGGCAGAGCCCTATGCAGCATATGACAGGATCGGTTTTGAGATACCAACCGGCACATCCGGTGATAATTTGGACCGTTACATGATCCGCATCAGAGAAATGGAAATCAGCCTCAACATTATCGAGGAAGCCATTGAAAAGCTGCCATCAGGACCATTTAAAGCAGAAAAGGTGCCGAAAAAGCTGAAACCGCCAAAAGGAGATATTTATCATACCGTAGAATCGCCCCGTGGGGAGCTTGGCGTTTATATTGTAAGCGATGAGAGCGATACTCCCTACAGAATGAGATGGAGAGTTCCATCTTACTCAAACCTCATGACGTTCCCTTATCTTGCACAGGGCGAGCTCCTTTCCGATGCAATTGCAACACTCGGAAGCTATGATCTCGTGATCCCGGAGATAGACAGATGA